The stretch of DNA GTCCTCGCTGGCGGTCTGGAGTTCCAGGCTCCCGGCGCGCTCGCCGAAATAGGCGCCGAATGCCTCGGCGACACGCGTGGTTGTGGCGTCGTCATTGACAGTGAGAGGAAAGCTGCCGAAAATCTCGAAATCCGGATCTTTGGGGGAGCCGCTGGCGGCACACTCGGCCTGGACGGCACGCCGGATCGCGGCAAGGATCCGCTGGCGTGTGGCGTCCGTGTAGGTGCGCAGGTTGAGTTCCATCACTGCCTGGTCAGGGATGACGTTGCTTGTGGTTCCGGCGTGGAGGCTTCCCACGGTGAGGACGGCAGGTTCGGTAGGTGGGGGTTTCGCGGGAGATGATGGCCTGCAGGCGCACCACGATCATGGCGGCCAGCACCACGGGGTCAACAGTGTTCTGCGGCATCGAGCCGTGGCCCCCGCGGCCGTGGACCGTGATGCGGATGCTGTCGGCGCTCGAAAGAACAGGACCGTGCCGGGTGGCGACAGAGCCCGCGACGCCGGGCAGCACGTGCTGGGCGAGGGCGACGTCGGGCGGC from Arthrobacter sp. B3I9 encodes:
- a CDS encoding peptidase dimerization domain-containing protein, with amino-acid sequence MGSLHAGTTSNVIPDQAVMELNLRTYTDATRQRILAAIRRAVQAECAASGSPKDPDFEIFGSFPLTVNDDATTTRVAEAFGAYFGERAGSLELQTASEDFSDIPRAGNIPYTYWRIGGTEPLAYRAAVLAGRMQEDIPANHSPMFLPVLQPTLQTGTEALVTAAMAWLGTAGRAEPIPAFHH
- a CDS encoding M20/M25/M40 family metallo-hydrolase; its protein translation is MHACGHDIHVACLLGASRLFAEHQDHWRGTLVALFQPAEETGDGARGMLADALLERIPPPDVALAQHVLPGVAGSVATRHGPVLSSADSIRITVHGRGGHGSMPQNTVDPVVLAAMIVVRLQAIISRETPTYRTCRPHRGKPPRRNHKQRHP